One stretch of Comamonas testosteroni DNA includes these proteins:
- the aceF gene encoding dihydrolipoyllysine-residue acetyltransferase: MALTEIKVPDIGDFSEVGVIEVLVKVGDTIKVEQSLITVESDKASMEIPSSQAGVVKEIKVALGDKVKEGSVVVMLETADAAPAPAAAAPAPVAAPVAAAPAPVAAAPVAAAPAASSTVDIKIPDIGDFKNVAVIEMLVKVGDTVAVEQSLFTVESDKASMEIPSPSAGTITALTIKLGDTVNVGDVVGQMTVQGAAAAPVQAAAPVAAPVAAPVAAASAPVAAAPVVATPASAPVAAPAAHNPTVAPSGQLPHASPSVRKFARELGVPLAEVKGSGNKGRITAEDIQSFTKSVMAGAVQTLAQQAVAPKSSGGNVGGLEVLAWPKVDFAKFGAVERKELSRIKKISGANLHRNWVVIPHVTNNDEADITELEAFRVSTNAESAKAKSDVKVTMLAFVIKAVVAALKKFPEFNASLDGDTLVYKQYFNIGFAADTPNGLVVPVLKDADKKGILQISQEMGELAKKARDGKLGAADMQGGCFSISSLGGIGGTNFTPIINAPEVAILGLSKGAMKPVWDGKQFVPRLMLPLSLSYDHRVIDGAAAARFNAYLGAVLADYRRILL, encoded by the coding sequence ATGGCATTGACAGAAATCAAGGTCCCCGATATTGGCGACTTCTCCGAAGTCGGCGTGATCGAAGTGCTGGTCAAGGTGGGTGACACCATCAAGGTCGAGCAGTCCCTGATTACCGTGGAGTCCGACAAGGCCTCCATGGAAATCCCCTCCAGCCAGGCTGGCGTGGTCAAGGAAATCAAGGTTGCCCTGGGCGACAAGGTCAAGGAAGGCTCCGTGGTCGTGATGCTGGAAACCGCTGATGCGGCTCCCGCACCTGCCGCTGCAGCACCTGCACCTGTTGCCGCCCCCGTGGCTGCTGCACCTGCTCCTGTGGCTGCAGCCCCCGTTGCCGCCGCTCCTGCAGCGTCTTCCACCGTGGACATCAAGATTCCCGATATCGGCGACTTCAAGAACGTGGCCGTGATCGAGATGCTGGTCAAGGTGGGCGATACCGTGGCTGTCGAGCAATCGCTGTTCACCGTGGAGTCCGACAAGGCCTCGATGGAAATCCCCTCACCCTCGGCCGGCACCATCACGGCGCTGACCATCAAGCTGGGTGACACCGTCAACGTGGGCGACGTGGTCGGCCAGATGACGGTGCAGGGCGCAGCAGCCGCTCCCGTGCAGGCTGCAGCTCCCGTGGCGGCACCTGTTGCCGCCCCTGTGGCTGCAGCATCAGCACCTGTGGCCGCTGCTCCCGTGGTTGCAACTCCTGCTTCCGCACCTGTGGCAGCGCCTGCAGCCCACAACCCCACCGTCGCGCCTTCGGGTCAGCTGCCCCATGCCTCGCCTTCGGTGCGCAAGTTCGCTCGCGAACTGGGCGTGCCTCTGGCAGAAGTCAAGGGCTCGGGCAACAAGGGCCGCATCACGGCGGAAGACATCCAGTCCTTCACCAAGTCGGTGATGGCTGGCGCCGTGCAGACCCTGGCTCAGCAGGCTGTGGCTCCAAAGTCTTCCGGCGGCAATGTCGGTGGTCTGGAAGTGCTGGCCTGGCCCAAGGTCGACTTCGCCAAGTTTGGCGCTGTCGAGCGCAAGGAACTGTCGCGCATCAAGAAGATCTCGGGTGCTAACCTGCATCGCAACTGGGTGGTCATCCCTCACGTCACCAACAATGACGAGGCCGACATCACCGAGCTGGAAGCCTTCCGTGTGTCCACCAATGCCGAAAGCGCCAAGGCCAAGAGCGACGTCAAGGTGACGATGCTGGCTTTCGTGATCAAGGCCGTGGTGGCTGCGCTCAAGAAGTTCCCCGAGTTCAACGCCTCTCTGGACGGCGACACCCTGGTCTACAAGCAGTACTTCAACATTGGCTTTGCCGCCGACACGCCGAACGGCCTGGTCGTTCCCGTGCTCAAGGACGCCGACAAGAAGGGCATTCTGCAGATCAGCCAGGAAATGGGCGAGCTGGCCAAGAAGGCCCGCGACGGCAAGCTGGGCGCTGCAGACATGCAAGGCGGCTGCTTCTCGATCTCGTCTCTGGGCGGCATCGGTGGCACCAACTTCACGCCCATCATCAATGCGCCTGAAGTCGCCATTCTGGGGCTGTCCAAGGGCGCCATGAAGCCCGTGTGGGACGGCAAGCAGTTCGTGCCGCGCCTGATGCTGCCTCTGAGCCTGTCGTATGACCACCGCGTCATCGACGGCGCAGCTGCCGCACGTTTCAACGCCTATCTGGGCGCTGTGCTGGCCGACTACCGCCGTATCCTGCTCTAA
- a CDS encoding GFA family protein: MPSPRLDFFRPLQAACHCGAVRFTVLLSDGLNTARRCNCSFCRMRGAVAVSAELSGIEVLQGQDALTLYQFNTGQAKHFFCKHCGIYTFHQRRSSPHQYGVNVACIDGMSPFDFAEVVVSEGRSHPNDRRAGAAAGKSVAAGWLSYKANPLAEAQLEE; the protein is encoded by the coding sequence ATGCCCAGCCCCCGCCTTGATTTTTTCCGGCCGCTCCAAGCAGCCTGCCACTGCGGCGCAGTGCGCTTTACCGTTCTGCTAAGCGACGGCCTGAACACTGCGCGGCGCTGCAATTGCTCGTTTTGCCGCATGCGCGGTGCCGTGGCGGTGTCGGCCGAGCTGAGCGGAATCGAGGTGCTGCAAGGGCAGGATGCACTGACGCTCTACCAGTTCAACACCGGACAGGCCAAGCACTTCTTCTGCAAGCATTGCGGCATCTATACCTTTCATCAGCGGCGCTCGTCGCCGCATCAGTACGGCGTGAATGTGGCTTGTATTGACGGCATGAGCCCGTTCGACTTTGCCGAAGTGGTGGTGAGCGAAGGGCGCTCGCACCCCAACGACCGCCGCGCAGGCGCTGCTGCGGGCAAGTCTGTGGCGGCAGGCTGGCTGAGCTACAAGGCGAATCCCTTGGCCGAAGCACAGCTTGAAGAATGA
- the lpdA gene encoding dihydrolipoyl dehydrogenase encodes MSLIDIKVPNIGDFAEVGVIELLVNPGDTVAVDQSLITVESDKASMEIPSSHAGVVKEIKVKVGDKVAEGSLVLTLEAAAGAAAPAQAAAPAPVAAAPAPVAAPVAAAPAPVASNFAGTVDMDCDVVVLGGGPGGYSAAFRAADLGLKVVLVERYATLGGVCLNVGCIPSKALLHVAAVMDEVKHLEVAGVKFAAPEVNIDQLRGHKEKVIGKLTGGLGQMAKMRKVTVVRGYGNFVSANHIEVEETTGSGQEKTGSKKIVQFKNAIIAAGSQAVHLPFMPKDPRVVDSTGALDLKEVPKRMLILGGGIIGLEMGTVYSTLGARLDVVEMMDGLMQGADRDLVKVWQKMNAPRFDNIMVNTKTVGAEATPEGIKVTFAPAKDGVTVPEPQTYDLVLQAVGRTPNGKKISAEKAGVAVTDRGFIDVDIQMRTNVPNIFAIGDIVGQPMLAHKAVHEAHVAAEVIAGELQGNKELASAAFNARVIPSVAYTDPEVAWVGLTEDQAKAQGIKVKKGLFPWAASGRAIANGRDEGFTKLLFDDSSEAHGHGRILGGGMVGTHAGDMIGEIALAIEMGADTVDIGKTIHPHPTLGESIGMAAEVAHGSCTDVPPARK; translated from the coding sequence ATGAGCCTCATCGATATCAAGGTACCCAATATCGGCGACTTCGCCGAAGTGGGCGTTATCGAACTGCTGGTCAACCCCGGCGACACCGTGGCCGTGGACCAGTCCCTCATCACTGTGGAGAGCGACAAGGCCTCCATGGAGATTCCTTCCAGCCACGCCGGCGTCGTGAAGGAAATCAAGGTCAAGGTCGGCGACAAGGTTGCCGAAGGCTCGCTGGTGCTGACTTTGGAAGCCGCAGCCGGCGCCGCCGCACCTGCTCAGGCAGCAGCGCCTGCGCCCGTCGCTGCCGCTCCTGCACCTGTGGCAGCCCCCGTGGCTGCCGCTCCAGCTCCTGTGGCCAGCAACTTTGCCGGCACCGTGGACATGGACTGCGACGTCGTGGTTCTGGGCGGTGGCCCCGGCGGCTATTCGGCAGCCTTCCGTGCTGCCGACCTGGGTCTGAAGGTCGTGCTGGTCGAGCGCTACGCCACCCTGGGCGGCGTCTGCCTGAACGTGGGTTGCATTCCTTCCAAGGCTCTGTTGCATGTGGCTGCCGTGATGGACGAAGTCAAGCACCTGGAAGTGGCCGGCGTGAAGTTTGCCGCTCCTGAAGTGAACATCGACCAACTGCGCGGCCACAAGGAAAAGGTCATCGGCAAGCTGACCGGCGGTCTGGGCCAGATGGCCAAGATGCGTAAGGTCACCGTCGTGCGCGGCTACGGCAACTTCGTGTCGGCCAACCACATCGAAGTGGAAGAAACCACTGGTTCCGGCCAGGAAAAGACCGGCAGCAAGAAGATCGTTCAGTTCAAGAACGCCATCATCGCTGCAGGCTCGCAAGCCGTGCATCTGCCCTTCATGCCCAAGGACCCCCGCGTGGTCGATTCCACCGGTGCCCTGGATCTGAAGGAAGTGCCCAAGCGCATGTTGATTCTTGGCGGCGGCATCATCGGCCTGGAAATGGGCACCGTCTACAGCACGCTGGGCGCACGCCTGGACGTGGTGGAAATGATGGACGGCCTGATGCAGGGCGCCGACCGCGATCTGGTCAAGGTCTGGCAAAAGATGAATGCACCGCGTTTCGACAACATCATGGTCAACACCAAGACCGTGGGTGCCGAAGCCACGCCCGAAGGCATCAAGGTCACGTTCGCTCCTGCCAAGGACGGCGTCACCGTGCCCGAACCCCAGACCTACGACCTGGTTTTGCAAGCTGTTGGCCGCACGCCCAACGGCAAGAAGATCAGCGCCGAAAAGGCTGGCGTGGCCGTGACCGACCGCGGCTTCATCGACGTCGACATCCAGATGCGCACCAACGTGCCCAACATCTTCGCGATCGGAGACATCGTGGGCCAGCCGATGCTGGCGCACAAGGCCGTGCACGAAGCGCACGTGGCCGCAGAAGTCATTGCCGGCGAACTGCAAGGCAACAAGGAACTGGCTTCCGCTGCCTTCAACGCCCGCGTGATTCCTTCGGTCGCCTACACCGACCCCGAAGTGGCATGGGTGGGTCTGACCGAAGACCAGGCCAAGGCACAAGGCATCAAGGTCAAGAAGGGTCTGTTCCCCTGGGCTGCCTCGGGCCGCGCCATCGCCAACGGCCGCGACGAAGGCTTCACCAAGCTGCTGTTTGACGATTCCTCCGAAGCTCACGGCCACGGCCGTATCCTGGGCGGCGGCATGGTCGGCACGCATGCCGGCGACATGATCGGTGAAATCGCCCTGGCCATCGAAATGGGCGCCGACACCGTGGACATTGGCAAGACCATCCACCCCCACCCAACCCTTGGCGAGTCCATCGGCATGGCGGCGGAAGTGGCCCACGGTTCCTGCACGGACGTGCCACCTGCGCGCAAGTAA
- a CDS encoding LysR family transcriptional regulator, translating to MAATTSTAIHTQLHRVQTFLAVVELGSYTKAADYLNISKAMASLHVKALEEALSITLLVRSTRSVALTESGQQFYDEFKQIFGHIEAAFDNAQHGSRRLRGQLRISTTAEFGERYVLPLIPQFVQRYPGIAISHDANSSLSDLVAKKLDLVVRLGSLADSSLKSRKLADYEIWLVASPRLTGLQAVQQPQDLADLPWIANSNLDSPTHWVPESAQGQQTEVQGRAAHQSNSSSAIRTLSLAGLGVAVLPDWLVQDDVRSGQLQRVLPEYALPSQPIHLVFPGSRHLPRKTRVFIDFLAEHLVR from the coding sequence ATGGCCGCCACCACAAGCACTGCCATCCACACCCAGCTTCACCGCGTGCAGACTTTTCTGGCCGTGGTGGAACTGGGCAGCTACACCAAGGCCGCCGACTACCTGAACATCAGCAAGGCCATGGCCAGCCTGCATGTAAAGGCGCTGGAAGAAGCCCTGTCCATTACGTTGCTGGTGCGCAGCACGCGGTCGGTGGCGTTGACGGAAAGCGGCCAGCAGTTCTATGACGAGTTCAAGCAGATCTTCGGCCATATCGAAGCTGCATTTGACAATGCCCAGCACGGCAGCCGCCGCCTGCGCGGGCAGCTACGCATCAGCACCACGGCCGAGTTTGGCGAGCGCTATGTGCTGCCGCTGATCCCGCAGTTTGTGCAGCGCTACCCAGGCATTGCCATCAGCCACGATGCCAATTCCTCGCTCAGCGATCTGGTAGCCAAAAAGCTCGACCTGGTTGTGCGCCTGGGCAGCCTCGCCGATTCCAGCCTCAAAAGCCGCAAGCTGGCGGATTATGAAATCTGGCTGGTCGCATCGCCCCGGTTGACTGGCCTGCAAGCCGTGCAGCAGCCGCAAGACCTGGCCGATCTGCCCTGGATTGCCAACAGCAATCTGGACAGCCCCACGCACTGGGTGCCGGAAAGCGCCCAGGGTCAGCAGACCGAGGTGCAGGGCCGCGCCGCCCACCAGTCCAATTCATCGAGCGCGATTCGTACGCTGTCGCTGGCGGGCCTGGGTGTAGCCGTGCTGCCCGACTGGCTGGTGCAGGACGATGTGCGCAGCGGCCAGCTGCAGCGCGTGCTGCCCGAGTACGCCCTGCCCAGCCAGCCGATTCACCTGGTCTTCCCCGGCAGCCGCCACCTGCCACGCAAGACACGGGTGTTCATCGACTTTCTGGCCGAGCATCTGGTGCGTTGA
- a CDS encoding MFS transporter — protein MTPSATTISGATPRRDIDADNALYAKVSRRLLPLLLICYMVAYLDRINIGYAQIQMKQTLDFGDAAYGFGAGLFFIGYFLFEVPSNLLLEKIGTRKTLMRIMLVWGLIATAMAWVFTPMQFYVARFLLGAFEAGFFPGVILYFTYWYPSARRGRVISIFLSAVMAMAIVAGPLCGAILKYMDGIDGLHGWQWLFLIQGPPACMLGLILYFYLQDRPADAKWLTDAEKARLQHNLANDSGQAAQHGSHGHKAAHSSATLGRLLRDPKVYALSLVYFMMHGATYLFVFWMPTVIQDLGVQDVLHVGIYSAIPFVAGFFGMIAFGASSDRFRDRRWHLFIACGMAIAGLIVTLQMHGHLEGSLTALAFTLIGLAALPPLFFALVSDYLSPAVAAGGIALISSLGNLGSAASPTLAGLLTQYTGNRHYSIYLVLVMLVLSALVLMVAVRDAKTRRG, from the coding sequence ATGACCCCGAGCGCGACGACCATTTCGGGCGCAACGCCCAGGCGAGACATCGATGCAGACAACGCCCTGTATGCCAAGGTCAGCCGGCGGCTGCTGCCCCTGCTGCTGATCTGCTACATGGTCGCCTACCTGGACCGCATCAACATCGGCTATGCCCAGATCCAGATGAAGCAGACGCTGGATTTCGGCGACGCTGCCTACGGCTTTGGCGCGGGTCTGTTCTTCATCGGCTACTTTCTGTTTGAAGTGCCCAGCAATCTGCTGCTGGAGAAGATAGGCACGCGCAAGACGCTGATGCGCATCATGCTGGTCTGGGGCCTCATCGCCACGGCCATGGCCTGGGTCTTCACTCCCATGCAGTTCTATGTGGCGCGCTTTCTGCTGGGCGCGTTCGAGGCCGGCTTCTTTCCCGGCGTCATTCTGTACTTCACCTACTGGTACCCCTCGGCGCGCCGCGGCCGTGTGATCTCCATCTTTCTCTCAGCCGTCATGGCCATGGCGATTGTGGCCGGCCCGCTGTGCGGCGCCATTCTCAAATACATGGATGGCATCGACGGCCTGCATGGCTGGCAATGGCTGTTTCTCATCCAGGGCCCGCCCGCCTGCATGCTGGGCCTGATCCTCTACTTCTATCTGCAAGACAGGCCAGCCGACGCTAAATGGCTGACAGACGCCGAAAAAGCGCGGCTGCAGCACAACCTGGCCAACGATAGCGGTCAGGCAGCTCAACACGGCAGCCACGGGCACAAGGCCGCCCATAGCAGCGCCACTCTGGGCCGGTTGCTGCGCGACCCCAAGGTCTATGCCCTGTCACTGGTGTACTTCATGATGCACGGCGCCACCTATCTGTTTGTCTTCTGGATGCCCACCGTGATTCAGGACCTGGGCGTGCAGGACGTGCTGCATGTCGGTATCTACTCGGCCATTCCCTTTGTCGCAGGCTTCTTCGGCATGATTGCCTTCGGTGCCAGCTCCGACCGGTTCCGCGACCGCCGCTGGCATCTGTTCATCGCTTGCGGCATGGCCATTGCCGGCCTGATCGTCACCCTTCAGATGCATGGCCATCTCGAAGGCTCGCTGACTGCCCTGGCCTTCACGCTGATCGGTCTGGCGGCCCTGCCCCCGCTGTTCTTTGCCCTGGTCAGCGACTATCTGTCACCGGCCGTGGCCGCGGGCGGCATCGCCCTCATCAGCAGCCTGGGCAACCTGGGCTCGGCCGCCAGCCCCACACTGGCCGGCCTGCTGACCCAGTACACTGGCAACAGGCACTACAGCATCTATCTGGTGCTGGTCATGCTGGTCCTCTCGGCACTGGTGCTGATGGTGGCGGTGCGCGACGCCAAGACCAGGCGCGGATGA
- a CDS encoding DUF4440 domain-containing protein, whose product MNDQNLKAAAQSINDVHALIQTVFTQKGDAAQAAAKALMQVFAEGFSMVTTGGRIVTRAQVQQMFEGAAGGRPGLQMAVDELTSIWQVGSHIALRYRETHMLAGVSHARYSTAILEVAADGVLWHALHETAIA is encoded by the coding sequence ATGAACGACCAGAACCTCAAAGCCGCCGCACAAAGCATTAACGATGTGCATGCCCTGATCCAGACCGTTTTTACTCAAAAGGGCGATGCCGCCCAAGCTGCTGCCAAGGCGCTGATGCAGGTGTTTGCCGAAGGCTTCAGCATGGTCACCACAGGCGGCAGGATCGTGACGCGTGCCCAGGTACAGCAGATGTTTGAGGGCGCTGCTGGCGGCAGGCCCGGTTTGCAGATGGCGGTGGATGAGCTGACAAGCATCTGGCAGGTGGGCTCACATATCGCGCTGCGCTACCGCGAAACACATATGCTGGCCGGCGTTAGCCATGCGCGCTATTCCACGGCGATTCTGGAAGTCGCAGCTGACGGCGTGCTGTGGCATGCGCTGCACGAGACAGCTATTGCTTGA
- a CDS encoding MFS transporter: MSYRYRIALVFLTGFFIDCINIFMPAVALPRLAAEFETASLDTAWVGNAYILGLTLVIPISTRLAGRWGARRLLAASMLVFALAVAACGMAGSFTAVVVWRFVQGMAGGLLIPVGQAMAFALFQGTERARISTLVMAVALIAPALSPGLGGLIVDSSSWRWVFFANIPLALAAALLAWCWVRDSAESFEPPVAAKPDMTGLLLIGTALTAVLMGMSLYGAGRGRVGALLCLALGLAASALYLRHWRNAADPVVELRLLRSPRLRVSMAVYYAVPGVFTGVNLLSLFFLQDVLALSAQRSGMFMLVYAGGALLAMLMCGRIYNRVGARPLFVVGLLLHSLGIACLMAVNSTGDLLALVLAYALMGLGGGLAANAAQTTALMDFHGSELPQASVVWNINRQMAFSVGAALFLMIFNLLQPHIGALAAYHASFAVAALVGLLPLTCLHTLKKARHERPEPQSRRTKH, translated from the coding sequence ATGAGCTACCGTTACCGCATTGCCCTGGTGTTTTTGACCGGGTTTTTTATCGACTGCATCAATATCTTCATGCCCGCAGTCGCCTTGCCACGCCTGGCTGCCGAGTTCGAGACAGCCAGCCTGGACACCGCCTGGGTGGGCAATGCCTACATCCTGGGCCTGACCTTGGTGATTCCCATCAGCACGCGGCTGGCCGGCCGCTGGGGCGCGCGGCGTTTGCTGGCAGCTTCCATGCTGGTGTTTGCACTGGCTGTGGCGGCTTGCGGCATGGCGGGCAGTTTTACGGCCGTGGTGGTTTGGCGCTTCGTGCAGGGAATGGCCGGCGGGCTGTTGATTCCCGTGGGGCAGGCCATGGCCTTTGCCTTGTTTCAGGGGACGGAGCGTGCACGCATTTCCACCCTGGTCATGGCCGTGGCCCTGATTGCACCGGCTTTGTCACCGGGACTGGGCGGGCTGATTGTGGACAGCAGTTCCTGGCGCTGGGTGTTTTTTGCCAACATTCCGTTGGCTCTGGCAGCCGCGCTGCTGGCCTGGTGCTGGGTGCGCGATTCGGCAGAGTCATTCGAGCCGCCGGTTGCAGCCAAGCCGGATATGACCGGACTGCTGCTGATCGGCACGGCACTGACTGCCGTGCTCATGGGCATGTCGCTGTACGGTGCAGGCCGTGGCCGGGTTGGGGCGCTGCTGTGTCTTGCGCTGGGTCTGGCAGCCAGCGCGCTCTATCTGCGCCACTGGCGCAATGCGGCAGACCCAGTGGTCGAGCTGCGCTTGCTGCGCAGCCCACGCCTGCGGGTGTCCATGGCCGTGTACTACGCCGTGCCCGGCGTGTTTACCGGCGTCAATCTGCTGAGCCTGTTTTTTCTGCAAGACGTGCTGGCCCTGAGCGCCCAGCGCTCGGGCATGTTCATGCTGGTCTATGCCGGCGGCGCGCTGCTGGCCATGCTGATGTGCGGCCGCATCTACAACCGCGTGGGGGCGAGGCCGCTGTTTGTGGTCGGTCTGCTGCTGCACAGCCTGGGTATTGCCTGCCTGATGGCGGTGAACAGCACGGGCGATCTGCTAGCCCTGGTACTGGCCTATGCCCTGATGGGCCTGGGCGGCGGCCTGGCTGCCAACGCCGCGCAAACCACGGCGCTGATGGATTTTCATGGCTCGGAACTGCCCCAGGCCAGCGTGGTCTGGAACATCAACCGCCAGATGGCATTCAGCGTGGGCGCGGCCCTGTTTTTGATGATCTTCAACCTGCTGCAGCCGCATATCGGTGCGCTGGCGGCCTATCACGCAAGCTTTGCCGTTGCCGCCCTGGTGGGGCTGCTGCCGCTGACCTGTTTACACACCTTGAAAAAAGCCAGGCATGAACGACCAGAACCTCAAAGCCGCCGCACAAAGCATTAA
- a CDS encoding zinc ribbon domain-containing protein YjdM, with amino-acid sequence MSTATLPSCPQCGLDNTYPDGDLLICPDCAHEWSAHTKTIADEDNGPRIIKDANGTPLADGDSVLLVKDLKVKGSSTIIKKGTKIKGIRLVYDNGDHDVDCKTDQGPFILKSEFLKKA; translated from the coding sequence TTGAGCACAGCCACCCTCCCCTCTTGCCCCCAATGCGGCCTGGACAATACCTATCCCGATGGCGATCTGCTGATCTGCCCCGATTGCGCCCATGAATGGTCGGCCCATACAAAAACCATTGCCGATGAAGACAACGGCCCCCGCATCATCAAGGATGCCAACGGCACGCCGCTGGCCGACGGCGACAGCGTGCTGCTGGTCAAGGACCTGAAAGTCAAGGGTTCCTCTACCATCATCAAAAAAGGCACCAAGATCAAAGGCATCCGCCTGGTCTATGACAACGGCGACCATGACGTGGACTGCAAGACGGATCAGGGTCCATTCATTCTCAAATCCGAGTTTCTGAAAAAGGCCTGA